A genomic region of Tigriopus californicus strain San Diego chromosome 1, Tcal_SD_v2.1, whole genome shotgun sequence contains the following coding sequences:
- the LOC131885135 gene encoding uncharacterized protein LOC131885135, whose product MPKRNKSQASSRGTAVLRNIRSYLKETTVHGFRYVADGANIFERLFWVIWITFGFCGSYYMVSQSIKEGRENPILTTIDTASVTTVPFPAVTVDGGSLMNPWGHITKLYNQVEFECYDDPNNCNHTQALRDDFSTVIEGYVARIFAALENSLRDKDGLGNLTDPECLNMVKKGFTRSYNVTAAILAAMDWKSPDSLVEVRKWLVDFTAQTFATYYPRNFRRYGDFGRQIEEKVEAMRQLANITDDEVKICLSSNNMGCWKGLSLGRKYLYPPFAFNRIPYHSLGFGEFLQTSVRRAISTKLSDRVEKGFLMSKNPSSLEKRINGLFIDSLNKIMEKDIGMSSFELSFAVDQRIDESESTYQVPRVMGLLECDQKVYKHIWEEWEGRKPRSSFVPQKAPCANLTEAELLGFEGCCQIKELYDSMSRQVLNVMRYAQQAPHLLSGKKEMEDVQNDALKAFPYPLLPIDNRVARQNLNPRILQCQYNKYPMNQSPEDCQWFARSYTDEGLGYSFNTGSFWDNHQPNQYTKDFYEVMHPDERTNWSTIAYPETSGRDYGLKLTLELNEFLTVAQTVRNQGKSFPVFKVAIHDPATPADLRSAGIEIEPGYLSTFLITPSQTTLFRSAKELDPG is encoded by the coding sequence ATGCCAAAGAGGAACAAGTCCCAAGCGTCGTCACGAGGCACGGCAGTCCTGCGGAACATCCGAAGTTACCTCAAGGAGACCACGGTCCATGGCTTCCGTTATGTAGCTGATGGAGCTAACATCTTCGAACGACTCTTTTGGGTGATTTGGATCACGTTTGGCTTCTGTGGCTCCTATTACATGGTGAgccaatcaatcaaagaaGGTCGAGAAAATCCGATCCTGACCACCATAGACACAGCTTCGGTGACTACGGTGCCATTTCCCGCTGTCACCGTGGATGGAGGTAGCTTGATGAACCCATGGGGACATATCACCAAGTTGTACAACCAAGTGGAATTCGAGTGCTATGACGATCCCAACAATTGCAACCATACCCAGGCTCTTCGAGATGATTTTTCAACGGTTATCGAAGGCTACGTGGCCCGCATATTTGCTGCTCTGGAGAACTCGTTGAGGGACAAAGATGGCCTTGGAAACCTAACCGATCCAGAATGTCTCAATATGGTCAAAAAAGGCTTTACAAGATCCTACAATGTGACAGCAGCTATCTTGGCAGCTATGGATTGGAAAAGTCCCGATTCATTGGTCGAGGTGCGAAAGTGGTTGGTCGATTTCACAGCTCAAACCTTCGCTACTTATTACCCGAGAAATTTTCGCCGATATGGTGATTTTGGTCGTCAAATTGAGGAGAAGGTTGAAGCCATGAGACAATTAGCAAATATCACTGATGACGAAGTCAAGATTTGTTTAAGTAGTAATAATATGGGATGCTGGAAAGGTTTGTCATTAGGGCGAAAATATCTCTATCCACCCTTTGCGTTTAATCGGATTCCATATCATTCCCTTGGATTCGGTGAATTTCTTCAGACATCGGTTCGGCGAGCCATCTCAACCAAGTTGTCGGATAGAGTGGAAAAGGGATTCTTAATGTCCAAAAATCCCAGCAGTCTAGAGAAGAGAATCAATGGCTTGTTCATTGACTCCTTGAACAAGATCATGGAAAAAGACATTGGCATGTCGTCCTTCGAACTTTCATTTGCCGTTGATCAAAGGATAGATGAATCTGAGTCCACCTATCAAGTCCCAAGAGTCATGGGACTGTTAGAGTGTGACCAAAAGGTGTATAAACATATTTGGGAAGAGTGGGAGGGGCGAAAACCTAGAAGTTCGTTCGTTCCACAAAAAGCCCCTTGCGCGAACTTGACAGAGGCAGAACTCTTAGGCTTTGAAGGATGTTGCCAGATCAAAGAATTGTACGATTCTATGTCCAGACAAGTCTTGAATGTCATGCGTTATGCGCAGCAAGCTCCTCATCTATTGTCCGGCAAGAAAGAGATGGAAGATGTCCAAAATGATGCCCTGAAAGCGTTTCCCTATCCCTTATTGCCGATTGATAATCGGGTGGCCCGGCAAAACTTAAACCCAAGAATCCTCCAATGTCAATACAACAAGTACCCAATGAACCAGTCCCCCGAAGATTGCCAATGGTTTGCCAGGAGCTATACCGATGAAGGACTAGGGTACTCCTTTAATACCGGATCATTCTGGGATAATCATCAACCCAACCAGTATACCAAGGATTTCTACGAGGTCATGCATCCAGACGAAAGGACCAATTGGAGCACTATAGCTTACCCTGAAACCAGTGGACGCGACTACGGATTAAAGCTCACTCTCGAGCTCAACGAATTCCTGACCGTGGCTCAAACAGTGCGCAATCAGGGCAAAAGTTTCCCCGTGTTCAAGGTGGCGATTCACGATCCGGCCACACCCGCCGATCTTCGCAGTGCCGGCATTGAGATTGAGCCGGGCTATTTGTCCACTTTTTTGATCACGCCATCTCAAACCACGCTCTTCCGATCTGCCAAGGAACTCGATCCTGGC
- the LOC131893516 gene encoding uncharacterized protein LOC131893516, with the protein MVREKHALRPKNWFISNLKNYLEETTVHGFRYVVTGINAAERFFWILCIALGFSGAFHMVNRSLEEGRNNPIVTTIDTIPITRVPFPAVSIDAVEYLNPWGFITKLYNQVDFECYKNFKNCTHAQAVRKDFRPVIEAVIRSLIRNVQDDLKDCTLVDLERYIYNKQILRKGLHKIYSSSVAILAALKMINPRGFNEAKAEVISLGVDSFAKYNVQKYASHFGKPFHDMLEAKREKYNITQAMVDQCTPGPESNTTCSKSLFTAHLTLYPPIDVHGIPYYRMGFGDFLKEFITPVVVNNVVKGEKEFLGRKYPPKHELELNDLFTQALSLNSDEEMVMSPFEMTYAVSPRIQEFKDDYIQVPRLQAKYDCNEIDYFRTWEAWTRKHKSKHPSTSPPCTNATEAKRNHIQGCCRLREELQSRMSTILKVMSYAIQPPSLFTPINELKQFQAEAEKAFPYPLLDSNSLMAKLNLAPRILECQFNKYPSAEYRWEECNWFGREFNDEGLGYSFNTGPFWDRHSRNEFMDLFYNIMFPDERFNWSTIAHPVSSGRDYGLKLSLRLSDYQGSTDGQRGTSRRINSFKIAVHDPSTPANFRSGGVEIKPGYLSSFLITPVQTVTTKAALALEASQRSCRSKTENHGMKIFKMYSQEACVLECKITYGSTECGCVPWNYPRRPEHKTVCDFQGSTCFEAIMRTTDTVEACDCPLGCDHIRYSISVSSTLLDKDELCGKKPKHTIFGHMDRAPPNKLKRTYLRRVEGDKTDTDQVCRDNVASTAMVQFQITNQQMTRTKRDVRVTLADAISSFGGTVSLFTGMSILSVLEILFWLLRLVSGHRSTTNA; encoded by the exons ATGGTGAGGGAAAAGCATGCACTTCGGCCCAAAAACTGGTTCATCTCCAACTTAAAGAACTATTTGGAGGAGACCACAGTCCACGGTTTCCGATACGTTGTCACGGGCATCAATGCAGCCGAGCGCTTCTTTTGGATCCTGTGTATCGCTCTAGGGTTCAGCGGTGCTTTTCACATGGTGAACAGGTCCCTAGAGGAAGGCAGAAATAATCCCATTGTGACCACCATCGACACTATTCCAATCACAAGGGTGCCCTTTCCAGCTGTTTCTATTGACGCGGTAGAGTACTTGAACCCATGGGGATTTATAACAAAGCTATATAACCAAGTGGACTTTGAATGTTACAagaacttcaaaaattgcaccCATGCTCAAGCAGTTCGCAAAGACTTTCGACCTGTGATCGAGGCCGTGATCCGTTCTTTGATTCGAAACGTTCAagatgatttgaaagattgtACACTCGTGGATCTGGAGCGCTATATTTATAACAAACAAATATTAAGAAAGGGACTTCATAAGATATATAGCTCATCCGTTGCCATTCTAGCCGCACTAAAGATGATTAATCCACgtggttttaacgaagccaAAGCCGAAGTTATTAGCCTTGGAGTGGACTCCTTTGCTAAATATAATGTTCAGAAATATGCTTCACACTTTGGGAAGCCTTTTCATGACATGCTGGAGGCCAAAAGAGAGAAATATAACATCACGCAAGCAATGGTGGACCAATGCACCCCTGGACCTGAATCTAACACAACTTGTTCCAAGTCCCTTTTCACGGCGCACTTAACCCTGTATCCTCCAATAGATGTTCATGGAATTCCTTACTACCGAATGGGATTCGGCGACTTTCTTAAGGAGTTTATCACGCCTGTCGTTGTAAACAATGTTGTTAAGGGTGAAAAGGAGTTCTTGGGGAGAAAATATCCACCCAAGCATGAGCTTGAACTCAACGACCTTTTTACTCAGGCCTTGTCACTTAACTCAGATGAGGAGATGGTAATGTCTCCGTTCGAAATGACGTATGCCGTGAGCCCTAGAATTCAAGAATTTAAAGACGACTACATTCAGGTTCCGCGACTCCAAGCCAAATATGATTGCAACGAAATAGACTATTTCAGAACGTGGGAAGCCTGGACAAGAAAACATAAGTCAAAGCATCCCTCAACAAGTCCCCCTTGCACCAACGCCACAGAGGCTAAAAGGAATCATATCCAAGGATGTTGCCGCCTTCGAGAGGAGCTTCAGTCAAGGATGTCCACCATTCTGAAGGTCATGAGCTACGCCATTCAACCTCCCAGTTTGTTTACCCCCATCAATGAGTTAAAGCAATTTCAAGCTGAGGCCGAGAAAGCATTTCCATATCCTCTACTGGACAGCAATAGCTTGATGGCCAAACTCAATCTAGCTCCAAGGATACTTGAATGCCAGTTTAACAAGTATCCCTCTGCGGAATACAGGTGGGAGGAATGCAACTGGTTCGGACGTGAGTTTAACGATGAAGGCTTGGGCTACTCATTTAACACTGGTCCCTTTTGGGATCGACATAGCCGTAACGAGTTCATGGATCTTTTCTATAACATCATGTTCCCGGATGAGCGATTCAATTGGAGTACGATCGCACATCCGGTCAGCAGCGGTCGAGATTACGGTTTGAAATTGTCCTTAAGGCTGAGTGACTACCAAGGCTCAACCGATGGTCAAAGGGGTACAAGTCGTCGAATCAACTCATTCAAAATAGCCGTTCATGACCCATCCACCCCTGCCAATTTTCGGTCCGGAGGGGTTGAAATCAAGCCCGGGTACCTCTCCTCGTTTCTAATTACTCCCGTTCAAACCGTGACCACCAAGGCTGCTCTAGCTCTGGAAGCCAGTCAACGATCCTGTCGGTCGAAGACCGAAAATCACGGGATGAAAATCTTCAAGATGTATTCACAGGAGGCTTGTGTCTTGGAATGTAAGATCACTTATGGGTCGACGGAATGCGGTTGTGTTCCATGGAACTATCCGCGAAGGCCGGAGCACAAGACGGTGTGCGATTTCCAAGGAAGTACATGCTTTGAGGCCATCATGAGAACAACCGACACTGTTGAAGCTTGTGATTGCCCTTTGGGGTGTGATCATATTAGGTACTCAATATCGGTGTCCTCTACCTTATTGGACAAAGACGAACTGTGTGGAAAGAAGCCCAAGCACACGATCTTTGGACATATGGATCGAGCTCCACCCAACAAGTTGAAACGGACTTATTTACGAAGAGTGGAAGGAGACAAAACCGATACGGATCAAGTTTGTCGAGACAATGTGGCCAGTACTGCCATGGTCCAGTTCCAAATTACCAATCAGCAAATGACCAGAACCAAGCGAGATGTGCGTGTGACCTTGGCTGATGCGATTTCCTCTTTTG GTGGAACAGTGAGCTTGTTCACGGGCATGAGCATCCTGAGTGTCCTGGAAATACTCTTCTGGCTTCTGAGGTTGGTGTCTGGTCACCGTTCCACGACAAACGCTTGA
- the LOC131893534 gene encoding acid-sensing ion channel 5-like, whose protein sequence is MVIFKTYSQSGCLLECKLAQGIERCGCVPWNYPHSKEDQKICDFEGSSCFERAMADTEQTRNCDCPFDCDSIRYAYSVSSTMLDKDKICKDSSKSIFSMSETSLPTMLERTFNQLVDGADIETEQICRENLDKIAMVQFQLTSKQVTRIKRDRRVTLADMISTFGGTVGLFTGMSILSVIEMIFWLMRLISGSKVDEVEEKGCCYNKKCAQFIKKQGKTPSNLLTEGKHVP, encoded by the exons ATGGTCATTTTCAAGACCTATTCCCAATCCGGTTGCTTGTTGGAATGCAAACTTGCCCAAGGAATAGAAAGGTGTGGCTGTGTCCCCTGGAATTACCCCCATTCAAAGGAGGACCAGAAGATCTGTGATTTTGAAGGCAGCTCTTGCTTTGAAAGAGCTATGGCGGACACGGAACAGACTCGAAATTGCGATTGTCCTTTTGACTGTGATTCCATTCGATATGCATATTCCGTTTCCTCCACCATGCTTGATAAGGACAAGATCTGCAAGGATTCGTCAAAGTCCATCTTTTCCATGTCTGAAACGTCCTTGCCTACCATGTTGGAGCGAACCTTCAACCAGCTGGTCGACGGGGCGGATATCGAGACGGAACAAATTTGTCGGGAAAATTTGGATAAGATCGCTATggtccaatttcaattgacgAGTAAGCAGGTTACTCGCATCAAGCGGGACAGGCGAGTTACCTTGGCTGACATGATTTCCACTTTTG GTGGGACTGTGGGCCTATTTACCGGCATGAGCATTTTGAGCgtgattgaaatgattttctgGCTCATGCGCCTTATATCTGGTTCCAAAGTGGATGAAGTCGAAGAAAAAGGTTGTTGCTACAACAAAAAATGCGCCCAATTTATTaagaaacaaggaaaaacgccCTCTAATCTTTTGACTGAAGGCAAACATGTCCCTTAG